The following coding sequences lie in one Streptomyces sp. NBC_00510 genomic window:
- the treS gene encoding maltose alpha-D-glucosyltransferase — protein MIVNEPVPDTFEDTPAKDRDPDWFKRAVFYEVLVRSFQDSNGDGIGDLKGLTAKLDYLQWLGVDCLWLPPFFASPLRDGGYDVSDYTAVLPEFGDLADFVEFVDAAHQRGMRVIIDFVVNHTSDQHDWFQQSRTDPDGPYGDYYVWADDDKQYQDARIIFVDTESSNWTFDPVRKQYYWHRFFSHQPDLNYENPKVQEEILAALRFWLDLGIDGFRLDAVPYLYQEEGTNCENLPRTHGFLKMVREEIDAHYPDTVLLAEANQWPEDVVDYFGDYAKGGDECHMAFHFPVMPRIFMAVRRESRYPVSEILAKTPAIPHNCQWGIFLRNHDELTLEMVTDEERDYMYAEYAKDPRMRANIGIRRRLSPLLDNDRNQIELFTALLLSLPGSPILYYGDEIGMGDNIWLGDRDAVRTPMQWTPDRNAGFSSCDPGRLYLPTIMDPVYGYQVTNVEAQMSSPSSLLHWTRRMVEIRKQNPAFGLGSYTELPSTNPAVLAFLREYKDDLVLCVNNFSRFAQPTELDLRAFTGRHPVELIGGVRFPAIGEWPYLLTLAGHGFYWFRLRRDVA, from the coding sequence TTGATCGTCAACGAACCCGTACCTGACACGTTCGAAGACACCCCGGCCAAGGACCGGGACCCCGACTGGTTCAAGCGGGCCGTCTTCTACGAAGTGCTCGTACGGTCCTTCCAGGACAGCAACGGCGACGGCATCGGCGACCTCAAAGGGCTCACCGCCAAACTGGACTATCTGCAGTGGCTCGGGGTCGACTGCCTGTGGCTGCCGCCGTTCTTCGCCTCGCCGCTGCGCGACGGCGGCTACGACGTCTCGGACTACACGGCCGTGCTGCCGGAGTTCGGGGACCTGGCCGACTTCGTGGAGTTCGTGGACGCCGCCCACCAACGCGGTATGCGCGTGATCATCGACTTCGTCGTCAACCACACCAGCGACCAGCACGACTGGTTCCAGCAGTCCCGCACGGACCCCGACGGCCCCTACGGCGACTACTACGTCTGGGCGGACGACGACAAGCAGTACCAGGACGCCCGCATCATCTTCGTCGACACCGAGAGCTCCAACTGGACCTTCGACCCGGTACGCAAGCAGTACTACTGGCACCGCTTCTTCTCGCACCAACCGGACCTCAACTACGAGAACCCCAAGGTCCAGGAGGAGATCCTGGCAGCCCTGCGCTTCTGGCTGGACCTCGGCATCGACGGCTTCCGGCTGGACGCGGTGCCGTACCTGTACCAGGAGGAGGGCACCAACTGCGAGAACCTGCCGCGCACCCACGGCTTCCTGAAGATGGTGCGCGAGGAGATCGACGCCCACTACCCCGACACCGTCCTGCTCGCCGAGGCCAACCAGTGGCCCGAGGACGTGGTCGACTACTTCGGCGACTACGCCAAGGGCGGCGACGAGTGCCACATGGCCTTCCACTTCCCGGTCATGCCGCGCATCTTCATGGCGGTGCGCCGGGAGTCCCGCTACCCGGTCTCGGAGATCCTGGCCAAGACCCCGGCCATCCCGCACAACTGCCAGTGGGGCATCTTCCTGCGCAACCACGACGAGCTGACGCTCGAGATGGTGACGGACGAAGAGCGCGACTACATGTACGCGGAGTACGCCAAGGACCCGCGCATGCGGGCCAACATCGGCATCCGGCGCCGGCTCTCCCCGCTGCTGGACAACGACCGCAACCAGATCGAGCTCTTCACCGCCCTGCTGCTCTCCCTGCCGGGCTCGCCGATCCTCTACTACGGCGACGAGATCGGCATGGGCGACAACATCTGGCTCGGTGACCGCGACGCGGTGCGCACCCCGATGCAGTGGACCCCGGACCGCAACGCGGGCTTCTCGTCCTGCGACCCGGGCCGGCTCTACCTGCCGACCATCATGGACCCGGTCTACGGCTACCAAGTCACCAACGTCGAGGCGCAGATGAGCTCCCCGAGCTCGCTGCTGCACTGGACCCGCCGGATGGTGGAGATCCGCAAGCAGAACCCGGCCTTCGGCCTCGGTTCGTACACCGAGCTGCCCTCCACCAACCCGGCCGTCCTGGCCTTCCTGCGCGAGTACAAGGACGACCTCGTCCTGTGCGTGAACAACTTCTCGCGCTTCGCCCAGCCCACCGAACTCGACCTGCGGGCCTTCACCGGCCGGCATCCCGTCGAGCTGATCGGCGGGGTGCGCTTCCCGGCCATCGGCGAGTGGCCCTACCTGCTCACCCTCGCCGGTCACGGTTTCTACTGGTTCCGGCTCCGCCGCGACGTGGCGTAG
- a CDS encoding phosphotransferase, translated as MSDTSWLRTSAVRSGTTVPPAPGLLSALGPLLREWLPRQRWFAGKGRPISGFGLVSATELLPADGRLGTPGLLHLLLDVHQDVQERMPGTGHGQPADTYQLLLGTRALLPPALAPALVGHAVGGPLDGLTIYEALHDPRLTSLLLERLRAPGRTGHLRFGSEPAAAIPAGLAPRLSTAEQSNSSVIYGDTFILKLFRRVAPGPNPDLELSLALARAGSRRVAAPAAWFEALGLYDEPATLGVLQRFLPGSAGAWELALQAVEDGTDFSREAHALGRATAEVHLALARALPTSTLRRPQIELLAAAMAGRLDAAAAAVPALRPYRAALRAAFDDLAALGTLGMTLAAQRIHGDLHLGQALRTGPGGWVLIDFEGEPARPLPERRRPASTVQDVAGMLRSFDYAARHHDPSASGAPEWAKTQRAAFCAGYAEATGTDPRDEPVVIRAYETDKAVYEVLYEARHRPAWLPIPMAAVRRLAQPPHGRTP; from the coding sequence ATGTCGGACACCTCGTGGCTTCGCACCTCAGCAGTCCGGTCGGGGACCACCGTGCCCCCGGCACCGGGACTGCTCTCCGCGCTCGGCCCGTTGCTGCGGGAATGGCTGCCCCGGCAGCGGTGGTTCGCCGGGAAGGGGCGGCCGATCAGCGGCTTCGGACTGGTCTCGGCCACCGAGCTGCTGCCCGCCGACGGGCGGCTGGGCACCCCCGGACTGCTCCATCTGCTGCTCGACGTCCACCAGGACGTGCAGGAGCGGATGCCGGGCACCGGTCACGGGCAGCCGGCCGACACCTACCAGTTGCTGCTCGGCACCCGGGCGCTGCTGCCGCCCGCGCTGGCCCCGGCGCTCGTCGGGCACGCCGTCGGCGGGCCCCTGGACGGCCTCACCATCTACGAGGCGCTGCACGACCCGCGTCTGACGTCCCTGTTGCTGGAGCGGCTGCGGGCGCCCGGCCGCACAGGGCACCTGCGCTTCGGCTCCGAGCCCGCCGCGGCGATCCCGGCGGGGCTGGCGCCGCGGCTGTCCACCGCGGAGCAGTCCAACAGCTCGGTCATCTACGGCGACACGTTCATCCTCAAGCTGTTCCGGCGGGTCGCCCCGGGCCCCAACCCCGACCTGGAGCTGTCGCTCGCCCTCGCGCGGGCCGGTTCGCGGCGCGTCGCCGCGCCCGCCGCCTGGTTCGAGGCGCTGGGCCTGTACGACGAGCCCGCCACGCTCGGCGTGCTGCAGCGTTTCCTGCCCGGTTCCGCAGGGGCCTGGGAACTCGCCCTGCAGGCGGTGGAGGACGGCACGGACTTCTCCCGCGAGGCGCACGCGCTGGGGCGCGCGACCGCGGAGGTCCACCTGGCGCTGGCGCGCGCCCTGCCGACGAGCACCCTGCGCCGTCCACAGATCGAACTGCTCGCCGCCGCGATGGCCGGACGGCTGGACGCCGCCGCCGCGGCGGTGCCCGCCCTGCGGCCGTACCGCGCGGCATTGCGGGCCGCCTTCGACGACCTCGCCGCACTCGGGACGCTCGGCATGACGCTGGCCGCCCAGCGCATCCACGGCGACCTCCACCTCGGCCAGGCCCTGCGGACCGGGCCCGGGGGGTGGGTGCTGATCGACTTCGAGGGCGAGCCGGCGCGGCCGCTGCCCGAACGCCGCCGTCCCGCATCCACGGTGCAGGACGTCGCCGGGATGCTGCGCTCCTTCGACTACGCCGCCCGGCACCACGACCCGTCCGCCTCCGGGGCGCCCGAATGGGCCAAGACGCAGCGCGCCGCCTTCTGCGCGGGCTACGCCGAGGCCACCGGGACCGATCCGAGGGACGAGCCCGTCGTCATACGCGCCTACGAGACCGACAAGGCCGTCTACGAAGTGCTCTACGAGGCCAGGCACCGGCCCGCCTGGCTCCCCATCCCCATGGCCGCGGTGCGCCGCCTCGCGCAGCCGCCGCACGGCCGCACCCCCTGA
- the glgB gene encoding 1,4-alpha-glucan branching enzyme, whose protein sequence is MTVTDRQPFPDSTPGTPGPGGNGRARAARPARGTGSEGSAPPPPPAAPPTPPTPPAPATRPQKAAGAKPARGGKAAGAEPAAEAARPAAADRPRPDASGSSEAVARGYDPAGSGRPAASGTAPRTAPPAGVGHQAPPPAPEVAPAAGPVTGDVPPAPELDPGERRRLLDGAHHDPHGLLGVHRVADGLAFRALRPYARSVAVVTGDGARTVLHHEGDGLFSGVLPLTEVPAYRLAVTYDGDEREVHDPYRFLPALGEFDLHLINEGRHEQLWKALGAEPMTHEGVTGTRFTVWAPNARGVRVVGDFTCWDGTAFPMRSLGSSGVWELFLPEVGEGQRYKFEVCGPDGGRRLKADPMARRTETPPATASVVTASRHEWQDADWMASRGGVPVHEAPLSVYEVHLASWRPGLSYRELAEQLPAYVRDLGFTHVELMPVAEHPFGGSWGYQVTSYYAPTARMGTPDDFRYLVDALHRAGIGVIMDWVPAHFPKDDWALADFDGTNLYEHPWRGDHPDWGTLEFDFGRTEVRNFLVANAVYWCEEFHIDGLRVDAVASMLYLDYSREDGQWAPNAYGGREDLDAVAFLQEMNATVYRRCPGVVTIAEESTAWDGVTRPTHHVGPAGFGGLGFGLKWNMGWMHDSLEYIKHEPVHRKYHHNEMTFSMVYAYSENYVLPISHDEVVHGKGALVAKMPGDWWQQRAGHRAYLGFMWAHPGKQLLFMGQEFAQGAEWSHDHGPDWWLLDETYSAAGDHRGVRDLVRDLNTCYRATPALWQLDTTPDGFAWLDGGAAEDNVFSFVRLDAGGNPLVAVSNFSPVVRHGYRIGVPDGVEALREVLNTDAATYGGSDVTNPEPLKSEPVAWNGRRESVQLTLPPLATVWLRPA, encoded by the coding sequence CTGACCGTGACCGATCGCCAGCCGTTCCCCGACTCCACCCCCGGCACCCCCGGCCCGGGCGGGAACGGGAGGGCCCGCGCCGCACGTCCCGCACGCGGCACCGGGTCCGAGGGCTCGGCTCCCCCGCCGCCCCCCGCCGCCCCGCCGACCCCGCCGACCCCGCCGGCCCCGGCCACCCGGCCGCAGAAGGCCGCCGGCGCGAAGCCCGCACGCGGGGGTAAGGCCGCCGGCGCGGAACCCGCGGCCGAGGCCGCCCGCCCGGCCGCCGCGGACCGCCCGCGACCGGACGCGTCCGGCTCCTCCGAGGCCGTCGCGCGGGGCTACGACCCCGCCGGGTCCGGGCGGCCGGCCGCCTCGGGCACCGCGCCGCGCACCGCGCCCCCCGCGGGGGTCGGCCACCAGGCGCCGCCGCCCGCACCCGAGGTCGCCCCGGCCGCAGGCCCCGTGACCGGCGATGTGCCCCCGGCCCCGGAGCTCGACCCCGGCGAGCGGCGCCGGCTGCTGGACGGCGCCCACCACGACCCGCACGGGCTGCTCGGCGTCCACCGCGTGGCGGACGGCCTGGCCTTCCGGGCGCTGCGGCCGTACGCGCGGAGCGTGGCCGTCGTCACCGGCGACGGGGCGCGGACGGTGCTGCACCACGAGGGCGACGGGCTGTTCAGCGGTGTGCTGCCGCTGACCGAGGTCCCCGCGTACCGGCTGGCCGTCACCTACGACGGCGACGAGCGCGAGGTGCACGACCCGTACCGCTTCCTGCCGGCGCTCGGCGAGTTCGACCTGCACCTGATCAACGAGGGGCGGCACGAGCAGCTGTGGAAGGCGCTCGGCGCCGAGCCGATGACCCATGAGGGCGTCACCGGCACCCGGTTCACCGTGTGGGCGCCCAACGCACGCGGGGTGCGGGTGGTCGGCGACTTCACCTGCTGGGACGGCACCGCCTTCCCGATGCGCTCACTGGGCTCGTCCGGCGTGTGGGAGCTGTTCCTGCCCGAGGTCGGCGAGGGGCAGCGCTACAAGTTCGAGGTCTGCGGGCCCGACGGCGGGCGGCGGCTCAAGGCCGACCCGATGGCCCGCCGCACCGAGACACCGCCCGCCACCGCCTCCGTCGTCACCGCGTCCCGCCACGAGTGGCAGGACGCCGACTGGATGGCCTCGCGCGGCGGCGTGCCGGTGCACGAGGCGCCCTTGTCGGTGTACGAGGTGCACCTCGCCTCGTGGCGGCCGGGGCTGTCGTACCGCGAACTGGCCGAGCAGCTCCCGGCGTACGTGCGCGACCTGGGCTTCACGCACGTGGAGCTGATGCCGGTCGCCGAGCACCCCTTCGGCGGATCGTGGGGCTACCAGGTCACCTCGTACTACGCCCCCACCGCCCGGATGGGCACCCCGGACGACTTCCGGTACCTGGTGGACGCGCTGCACCGGGCGGGCATCGGCGTCATCATGGACTGGGTGCCGGCCCACTTCCCCAAGGACGACTGGGCGCTGGCGGACTTCGACGGCACCAACCTCTACGAGCACCCCTGGCGCGGGGACCATCCCGACTGGGGGACGCTGGAGTTCGACTTCGGCCGCACCGAGGTCCGGAACTTCCTGGTGGCCAACGCGGTCTACTGGTGCGAGGAGTTCCACATCGACGGGCTGCGGGTGGACGCCGTCGCCTCCATGCTCTACCTGGACTACTCGCGCGAGGACGGCCAGTGGGCGCCGAACGCGTACGGCGGGCGCGAGGACCTGGACGCCGTCGCCTTCCTGCAGGAGATGAACGCGACCGTCTACCGGCGCTGCCCCGGTGTCGTCACCATCGCCGAGGAGTCCACCGCCTGGGACGGCGTCACCCGGCCCACCCACCACGTCGGCCCGGCCGGCTTCGGCGGGCTCGGCTTCGGCCTGAAGTGGAACATGGGGTGGATGCACGACTCGCTGGAGTACATCAAGCACGAGCCGGTGCACCGCAAGTACCACCACAACGAGATGACCTTCTCGATGGTGTACGCCTACAGCGAGAACTACGTCCTGCCGATCTCGCACGACGAGGTCGTCCACGGCAAGGGCGCGCTGGTGGCCAAGATGCCCGGCGACTGGTGGCAGCAGCGCGCCGGCCACCGCGCCTACCTCGGCTTCATGTGGGCCCACCCGGGCAAGCAACTACTCTTCATGGGACAGGAGTTCGCGCAGGGCGCCGAGTGGTCCCACGACCACGGGCCGGACTGGTGGCTGCTCGACGAGACCTACTCCGCGGCGGGCGACCACCGCGGAGTGCGGGACCTCGTCCGGGACCTCAACACCTGCTACCGGGCCACACCGGCGCTGTGGCAGCTCGACACCACCCCGGACGGCTTCGCCTGGCTCGACGGCGGCGCCGCCGAGGACAACGTCTTCTCCTTCGTGCGCCTCGACGCCGGGGGGAACCCGCTGGTCGCCGTCAGCAACTTCTCGCCGGTCGTCCGCCACGGCTACCGGATCGGCGTGCCGGACGGGGTGGAGGCGCTGCGGGAGGTGCTCAACACCGACGCCGCCACGTACGGCGGGAGCGACGTCACCAACCCCGAACCGCTGAAGTCCGAGCCGGTCGCCTGGAACGGCCGGCGCGAGAGCGTGCAGCTCACCCTGCCGCCGCTGGCCACGGTCTGGCTGCGGCCGGCCTGA